From Microlunatus capsulatus, a single genomic window includes:
- a CDS encoding GAP1-N2 domain-containing protein produces MIGRLEYTSCDDGLDGIGGFQVRAMSPGIRDELRTAAIRDSIYEPSPGRPSAPTASELTQFPRAFGYTRVPGGSVVFRSTYVGRDHTGRWGNYFAQALTFDSAAPAQLLPIDLWESPAWAQSSERTGVLASVNPGDLVPGMQADLGSTMRFLQPQQPELVASVIQAVLDVFAQGKGRVIMIVSDSTTAALWISTVTRSLPASIAAAVSFTTYTARPESHQGLIVCTTPDVSVPAYGDFRLVDVAGGAAARDAAPLAFARLAAQSWREGLIEELVVASSSLTPPLMVSELDEFAQAAVLFLDLTPPKDWSEMDTLSGLEFAQRRASSLFLSNWHAVAKITENSGGITEVSRWSAVLRSATEKGVSVPASLTNDYLRVAVDAVVSGAGTHDTWLPKLDDTANHHLADAVLVPALLAHPTTTLLRWLGQRGRESLAAVVVAELARRLEPVTLSEGRTMLDRNAASFCLQQSEQHHRLRILASTVLASEGDLDPVDALGAADSRSLRTGEEWQELAGLLWPDSPPTLTQAHRLLRTTPVETLQRTHVIEQLIERLTDDAAAGGALGADHFQLVELLRQRIFRHLLSKDDQRKVDAVTLIEYFTAPRRDAEEATGYAVRGLQLARSLPPALVALLERSIATWLVSLPWNSQRDALERLLLPFDDDMMGFVGVYTGLAEDGLRASAASAASIVIAWRSIGSPSAVGSDADERDARRLRAHLLDQALPKALRRVRRRDLDRLGELLPNTSTVRANPGMPEGWQLWWGRWRSKHESKGLLGRLMPPREKRD; encoded by the coding sequence ATGATTGGTCGGCTCGAGTACACGTCGTGCGACGACGGTCTGGACGGGATCGGCGGATTCCAGGTCCGGGCCATGTCTCCTGGGATCCGTGACGAGCTTCGCACCGCCGCGATTCGAGACAGCATCTACGAACCTTCACCCGGGCGGCCCAGTGCGCCGACTGCTTCTGAGCTGACGCAGTTCCCTCGCGCGTTCGGCTACACCAGGGTTCCCGGAGGGTCCGTCGTCTTCCGATCCACCTACGTCGGCCGGGACCACACCGGACGATGGGGAAACTACTTCGCCCAGGCGCTGACGTTCGACAGCGCCGCTCCAGCCCAGCTGTTGCCCATCGACCTGTGGGAGTCACCAGCCTGGGCGCAGAGTTCAGAGCGGACCGGCGTGCTGGCCTCCGTCAATCCCGGGGACCTGGTTCCAGGAATGCAGGCAGACCTGGGATCGACGATGCGGTTCCTCCAGCCGCAGCAACCCGAACTTGTCGCCAGCGTCATCCAGGCGGTGCTGGACGTCTTCGCCCAGGGCAAGGGCCGAGTCATCATGATCGTCAGCGACTCCACGACGGCCGCACTCTGGATCTCGACGGTGACTCGGTCGTTGCCGGCGTCGATCGCTGCCGCCGTCAGTTTCACGACCTATACGGCGCGACCCGAGTCTCACCAGGGACTGATCGTCTGCACGACGCCCGACGTCTCCGTCCCGGCCTACGGTGACTTCCGCCTCGTCGACGTCGCCGGCGGTGCGGCGGCCAGAGACGCTGCTCCTCTCGCGTTCGCCCGGCTCGCTGCTCAGTCGTGGCGGGAGGGCCTGATTGAGGAACTCGTCGTGGCCAGCTCGTCCCTGACGCCGCCCCTGATGGTGTCCGAGCTCGACGAGTTCGCGCAGGCCGCTGTGCTCTTCCTGGACCTGACCCCCCCGAAGGACTGGTCAGAGATGGATACGCTGTCCGGGCTCGAGTTCGCTCAGAGACGTGCGAGCTCGCTCTTCTTGTCGAACTGGCATGCCGTCGCCAAGATCACCGAGAACTCCGGCGGAATCACCGAGGTGAGCCGTTGGAGCGCGGTCCTGCGATCAGCCACCGAGAAAGGGGTGTCGGTCCCTGCGTCGCTGACCAACGACTACCTCCGGGTGGCCGTGGACGCTGTTGTCAGCGGGGCTGGGACGCACGACACCTGGCTGCCCAAGCTGGACGACACAGCCAACCACCACCTAGCCGACGCAGTTCTCGTCCCGGCGCTACTCGCCCACCCGACCACCACTCTGCTCCGCTGGCTGGGTCAACGAGGCCGTGAGTCTTTGGCCGCCGTGGTCGTTGCCGAGCTGGCCCGCCGCCTCGAACCAGTCACGCTCTCCGAAGGGCGGACGATGCTGGACCGGAACGCAGCCTCTTTCTGCCTGCAGCAGTCGGAGCAGCACCACCGGCTGCGAATCCTCGCCTCTACGGTGCTGGCGTCCGAGGGCGACCTGGATCCGGTCGACGCACTCGGTGCTGCCGACTCCCGGAGCCTGCGGACCGGCGAGGAGTGGCAGGAGCTCGCTGGCCTGCTCTGGCCTGACAGCCCACCCACGCTCACCCAGGCTCACAGGCTCTTGCGGACCACTCCGGTCGAGACCTTGCAACGGACTCATGTGATCGAGCAGCTGATCGAGCGCCTGACTGACGACGCTGCAGCCGGTGGCGCCCTGGGTGCCGATCACTTCCAGCTCGTGGAGCTGCTGAGGCAGCGCATCTTTCGCCACCTCTTGAGCAAGGATGATCAACGCAAGGTTGATGCGGTGACTTTGATCGAGTACTTCACCGCTCCACGCCGAGACGCGGAAGAGGCCACCGGCTACGCAGTCCGCGGCCTCCAGCTGGCCCGATCCCTACCACCAGCCCTCGTCGCTCTGTTGGAGCGCTCCATCGCAACCTGGCTGGTTTCGCTGCCCTGGAATTCCCAGCGGGACGCCCTCGAGCGGCTCCTCCTCCCTTTTGATGACGACATGATGGGCTTCGTGGGCGTATACACAGGCCTTGCTGAGGATGGGCTCAGGGCCTCAGCGGCATCTGCGGCCTCAATCGTGATTGCCTGGCGCAGCATCGGAAGCCCGTCAGCAGTCGGGAGTGACGCTGACGAGCGAGACGCACGTCGGCTCCGAGCTCATCTCCTCGACCAGGCCCTCCCGAAGGCGTTGCGGCGGGTGAGGCGCCGCGACCTCGACCGCCTGGGCGAGCTTCTGCCGAATACGTCCACCGTGCGGGCTAACCCGGGGATGCCCGAGGGCTGGCAACTCTGGTGGGGGAGGTGGCGGAGCAAGCATGAATCGAAGGGCCTGCTCGGCCGGCTCATGCCCCCGCGAGAGAAGCGTGACTGA
- a CDS encoding Hsp70 family protein codes for MSEKPVLGIDLGTTYSCVAQLDDTGRVTVLPNSDGDFTTPSVVFFEDSGNVVVGELAKKETETNADRVVSLIKRHMGEDGYTVTVGDQVLYPQAVSAIILRFVVEDALTELGLDKPAQGEIADVVITVPAYFGAAERSATRDAGKIAGLNVVNIINEPTAAAIAYGVTNAGTDRTVLVYDLGGGTFDVTVIKVSENSIRVIATGGDHSLGGADWDERIADMLAEEFVAQYPDKDDPRADLDSGSPLEVMAEDVKKSLSRKESATVTVIAHGERAKIELTRSAVLERTDDLVARTVDFTRQVLDAAAAKGVDHIDDLLLVGGMSRFPVIAQRLAADFKELPEPRLTDPDQIVAKGAALFAAREVAELDDNEVGADPSRSRLLPGGEDLEIINVTSKGYGIKVVKDQHDKVGHIEWLIHPNDELPTSPSDTFHTVMANQTEVHIEIYESTTDILSDVLTEHVLLVDGDLAGLPSGKPANQPIQVNYNLGDDGILRATANSGGRELKIEAKISGATPQEVLDAPLPYIQR; via the coding sequence ATGAGTGAGAAGCCCGTCCTCGGAATCGATCTGGGCACGACCTATTCCTGCGTAGCGCAGCTGGACGACACCGGCCGGGTGACGGTCCTGCCGAACAGCGACGGCGACTTCACCACGCCGTCGGTCGTTTTCTTCGAGGACTCGGGCAACGTCGTCGTCGGCGAGCTGGCTAAGAAGGAAACCGAGACCAACGCCGACAGAGTCGTCTCCTTGATCAAGCGGCACATGGGCGAGGACGGCTACACCGTCACCGTCGGCGACCAGGTCCTGTATCCGCAGGCGGTCTCGGCGATCATCTTGCGGTTTGTCGTCGAGGACGCGCTGACCGAACTCGGCCTCGACAAGCCCGCGCAGGGTGAGATCGCCGACGTCGTGATCACGGTTCCCGCCTACTTCGGCGCTGCCGAGCGCAGCGCCACTCGCGACGCCGGAAAGATTGCCGGCTTGAACGTCGTCAACATCATCAACGAACCCACCGCGGCGGCCATCGCCTATGGCGTGACCAATGCGGGGACCGATCGCACGGTGCTGGTCTACGACCTGGGCGGCGGAACCTTCGACGTGACGGTGATCAAGGTGTCGGAGAACTCGATCCGGGTCATCGCCACCGGCGGTGATCACTCGCTCGGTGGTGCCGACTGGGACGAGCGCATCGCGGACATGCTCGCTGAGGAGTTCGTCGCGCAGTACCCGGACAAGGACGATCCGCGCGCCGACCTCGACTCCGGCAGCCCGCTCGAGGTCATGGCTGAAGACGTCAAGAAGAGCCTCAGCCGCAAGGAAAGCGCAACGGTCACCGTGATTGCCCACGGTGAGCGGGCCAAGATCGAACTCACCCGCAGCGCCGTCCTCGAGCGGACGGACGATCTCGTGGCCCGCACCGTGGACTTCACCCGACAGGTCCTGGACGCGGCGGCCGCCAAGGGAGTCGACCACATCGACGACCTGTTGCTCGTCGGCGGCATGTCACGGTTCCCCGTGATCGCCCAGCGCCTCGCCGCGGACTTCAAGGAACTGCCTGAGCCGCGGCTGACCGATCCTGATCAGATCGTGGCGAAAGGGGCCGCCCTCTTCGCCGCGCGCGAGGTAGCCGAGCTCGACGACAACGAGGTCGGCGCCGATCCCAGCCGGAGCAGGCTGCTGCCCGGCGGCGAAGACCTGGAGATCATCAACGTGACCTCGAAGGGTTACGGGATCAAGGTCGTCAAGGACCAGCACGACAAGGTCGGCCACATCGAGTGGCTGATTCACCCGAACGACGAGCTCCCGACGAGTCCGTCGGATACGTTCCACACGGTGATGGCGAACCAGACTGAGGTCCACATCGAGATCTACGAGTCGACCACCGACATCCTCAGCGACGTGCTGACCGAACACGTCCTGCTGGTGGACGGGGACCTCGCCGGGCTACCCTCCGGCAAGCCGGCGAACCAGCCGATCCAGGTGAACTACAACCTCGGCGACGACGGCATCTTGCGAGCAACCGCCAACTCGGGAGGTCGAGAGCTGAAGATCGAGGCCAAGATCAGCGGGGCGACTCCGCAGGAGGTGCTCGATGCCCCGCTCCCGTACATTCAGCGCTGA
- a CDS encoding TRAFAC clade GTPase domain-containing protein, translated as MARTTNCPYCWHTFKDADLLRRCSASCPAKDQTFFHDRDAAKGNCPHGRRPVQRRFCPECKKVLLREYLENQGSNVAVIGSAASGKTTYIGVLLHELRGRVATAFNGMAVDLLGDESRKNYDERFATPLFDLGETVRKTPALVGDSKIEPLIFTLKFPAGRAVLGGTKVHSALSVFYDASGENMITADAMDPLVRYLDTAGGILLLIDPMAMPAVRRRFGNTMSRSAQATKMLDQQVMIERLSELLRESATHGNRKHAVPLAVALTKIDLLRDSFEADSPLRRTARHDGYYDDDDGRDVHEEVRGWLDEWFGPAFDNSLAANFATYRYFGLTSLGAPPQDEAKIAASGVHPYRVEDPMLWLLAKFGSVKSRRGKR; from the coding sequence ATGGCAAGGACGACGAACTGCCCCTACTGCTGGCACACCTTCAAGGACGCGGACCTGCTGCGACGATGCAGCGCCAGTTGCCCGGCGAAGGACCAGACCTTCTTTCACGACCGGGACGCGGCGAAGGGAAACTGCCCGCACGGGAGACGCCCGGTGCAGCGGCGCTTCTGCCCGGAGTGCAAGAAGGTGCTGCTGCGTGAGTACCTGGAGAACCAGGGCAGCAACGTAGCCGTGATCGGCTCGGCCGCCTCGGGAAAGACGACGTACATCGGCGTCCTCCTGCATGAGCTCCGCGGACGGGTGGCCACGGCCTTCAACGGGATGGCCGTCGACCTTCTGGGCGACGAGTCACGCAAGAACTACGACGAGCGGTTCGCGACGCCGCTCTTCGACCTCGGCGAGACCGTTCGCAAGACACCCGCGCTGGTGGGCGACAGCAAGATCGAACCCTTGATCTTCACCTTGAAGTTCCCCGCCGGCAGGGCGGTGCTCGGCGGGACGAAGGTACACAGCGCGTTGAGTGTCTTCTACGACGCGTCCGGCGAGAACATGATCACCGCCGACGCGATGGATCCACTCGTCCGCTATCTCGACACGGCCGGGGGAATCCTCCTGCTCATCGACCCCATGGCGATGCCGGCCGTCCGCCGCCGATTCGGCAACACCATGTCGCGGAGCGCGCAGGCCACCAAGATGCTCGACCAGCAGGTCATGATCGAACGCCTGTCGGAGCTGCTCCGAGAGTCGGCAACGCACGGAAACCGTAAACATGCCGTGCCTCTTGCGGTCGCCCTGACCAAGATCGACCTGCTGCGGGACAGTTTCGAAGCAGATTCCCCCTTGCGCCGGACGGCCCGACACGACGGCTACTACGACGACGACGACGGCCGCGATGTGCACGAAGAGGTGCGGGGCTGGCTCGACGAATGGTTCGGCCCCGCCTTCGACAACTCGTTGGCGGCCAACTTCGCCACCTATCGCTACTTCGGCCTGACGTCGCTCGGCGCGCCGCCACAGGACGAGGCCAAGATCGCCGCATCGGGCGTGCACCCTTATCGGGTCGAGGACCCGATGCTCTGGCTGCTCGCCAAGTTCGGCTCGGTCAAGAGCAGGAGAGGCAAGCGATGA